A window from Mycobacterium saskatchewanense encodes these proteins:
- a CDS encoding acyl-CoA dehydrogenase family protein — protein sequence MWDFETDPEYQAKLDWVEKFMVEELEPLDLVSLDPYDKKNAEMMTILRPLQQQVKDQGLWAAHLRPELGGQGFGQVKLALLNEILGRSRWAPSVFGCQAPDSGNAEILALFGTEEQKARYLQPLLDGEITSCYSMTEPQGGSDPGQFVTTATRDGDDWIINGEKWFSTNAKHASFFIVMAVTKPDARTYDKMSLFIVPAETPGIEIVRNVGVGAESSKRASHGYVRYNDVRVPADHVLGGEGQAFMIAQTRLGGGRIHHAMRTIALARSAFDMMCERAVSRKTRHGRLADFQMTQEKIADSWIQIEQFRLLVLRTAWLIDKHHDYQKVRRDIAAVKVAMPQVLHDVAQRALHLHGALGVSDEMPFVKMMVAAESLGIADGATELHKMTVARRTLREYQPVTTPFPSAHIPTRRAQAQARLAERLEHAIAEF from the coding sequence GTGTGGGACTTCGAAACAGACCCCGAGTACCAGGCGAAGCTGGACTGGGTCGAAAAATTCATGGTCGAGGAGCTGGAACCGCTCGATTTGGTCTCCCTCGATCCCTACGACAAGAAGAACGCCGAGATGATGACCATCCTGCGGCCGTTGCAGCAGCAGGTAAAGGACCAGGGCCTGTGGGCGGCGCATCTGCGGCCCGAGCTCGGCGGCCAGGGGTTTGGACAGGTCAAGCTGGCGCTGCTCAACGAGATACTCGGCCGCTCGCGCTGGGCTCCGTCGGTGTTCGGCTGCCAGGCGCCCGACTCGGGCAACGCCGAAATTCTCGCGTTGTTCGGTACCGAAGAGCAGAAGGCCCGCTACCTGCAGCCGCTGCTCGACGGCGAGATCACCTCGTGCTACTCAATGACCGAGCCACAGGGCGGCTCCGACCCGGGACAGTTCGTCACCACGGCGACGCGCGACGGTGACGACTGGATCATCAACGGCGAGAAGTGGTTTTCCACCAACGCCAAGCACGCGTCGTTCTTCATCGTCATGGCCGTCACCAAGCCCGACGCCCGTACCTACGACAAGATGTCGCTGTTCATCGTTCCGGCCGAGACTCCCGGCATCGAGATCGTCCGCAACGTCGGGGTGGGCGCCGAGTCCTCGAAGCGAGCCAGCCATGGCTATGTGCGCTACAACGACGTCCGAGTGCCGGCCGATCACGTGCTCGGCGGTGAGGGCCAGGCGTTCATGATCGCCCAGACCCGGCTCGGCGGTGGGCGGATCCACCACGCAATGCGCACGATCGCATTGGCCCGCAGCGCGTTTGACATGATGTGTGAGCGCGCGGTGTCGCGCAAGACGAGGCACGGGCGGCTCGCCGACTTCCAGATGACGCAGGAAAAGATCGCCGACAGCTGGATTCAGATCGAGCAGTTCCGGCTCCTGGTGCTGCGCACCGCCTGGCTGATCGACAAGCACCACGACTACCAGAAGGTGCGCCGCGACATCGCGGCCGTGAAAGTGGCCATGCCCCAGGTGCTGCACGACGTCGCCCAGCGCGCCCTGCACCTGCACGGTGCGCTCGGCGTCTCCGACGAGATGCCGTTCGTCAAGATGATGGTCGCCGCCGAGTCGCTGGGTATCGCCGACGGCGCCACCGAGCTGCACAAGATGACGGTGGCCCGGCGCACACTACGTGAATACCAGCCGGTGACAACACCTTTCCCGTCCGCGCACATTCCGACCCGCCGCGCGCAAGCGCAGGCCCGATTGGCCGAGCGGCTGGAACACGCCATCGCCGAGTTCTGA
- a CDS encoding GAF and ANTAR domain-containing protein, which yields MDIADPNAKHELALRMAELVREIASPRPLDQLLADVTAAAVEVIPRTDVAGVLLVKKGGEFESVADTDSLAAKLDKLQHDFGEGPCAEAALQETVVRTDDLRRESRWPRYAPAAVEHGVLGSLSFKLYTADRTAGALNLFSFEAGAWDAEAEVIGSVFAAHAAAAILSARQEEQLQSAVSTRDRIGQAKGIIMERFGVDDVRAFELLRMLSQESQVKLVDIAKSVIDTRGDDT from the coding sequence ATGGACATTGCGGACCCCAATGCCAAGCACGAACTTGCCCTGCGCATGGCCGAGCTGGTGCGCGAGATCGCTTCGCCCCGACCGCTCGATCAGCTGCTGGCCGACGTCACCGCCGCCGCGGTCGAGGTGATACCGCGCACCGACGTCGCCGGGGTGCTCTTGGTGAAAAAGGGTGGAGAGTTCGAGTCTGTGGCCGACACCGACAGCCTGGCGGCGAAACTGGACAAGCTGCAACACGACTTCGGCGAAGGGCCGTGCGCCGAAGCCGCCCTCCAGGAGACCGTTGTGCGCACCGACGACCTGCGCCGTGAATCGCGCTGGCCGCGCTACGCACCGGCGGCCGTCGAGCATGGCGTGCTGGGCAGCTTGTCGTTCAAGCTGTACACCGCGGACCGTACCGCCGGCGCGCTGAACCTCTTCAGTTTCGAAGCCGGGGCGTGGGACGCCGAAGCCGAGGTCATCGGCTCCGTCTTCGCCGCGCACGCCGCGGCGGCGATTCTGTCCGCGCGCCAGGAGGAGCAGCTGCAGTCGGCGGTTTCGACCCGGGACCGGATCGGTCAAGCCAAGGGCATCATCATGGAACGCTTCGGAGTCGACGACGTCCGCGCGTTCGAGCTGCTTCGCATGCTCTCCCAGGAGAGCCAGGTGAAGCTGGTCGACATCGCCAAGAGCGTTATCGACACCCGGGGCGACGACACCTAG
- a CDS encoding manganese catalase family protein, whose translation MFVHNKDLQFEVRVERPDPRFASLLMEQFGGANGELTAALQYFTQAFVLRQKNPKMYDLFMDIATEELSHLEMVGSMITMLLDGLNDNLHIANQRCDWMPLVSNGDGRDQLMHSVAVNPLFLVLSGGGPDVKDSAGNNWTGAFIDANGDPTVDLRNNIAAESRAKIVYEYLKQFTDDPGVQDTLTFLMTREVAHYQQFTAALNELPVNFPPGQLPGDDRFQNVAFNMSDGGGESIRGPWNQGQGPWPEGVEWRYVEKPDKEWLGSDARKNKGADRVPDGSPAVHGEKPFTHEQHTPTS comes from the coding sequence ATGTTCGTCCACAACAAAGACCTACAGTTCGAGGTCCGGGTCGAGCGACCGGATCCGCGGTTCGCGTCGCTGCTCATGGAGCAATTCGGCGGCGCCAACGGCGAGCTGACCGCCGCGTTGCAGTACTTCACCCAGGCCTTCGTGCTACGCCAGAAGAATCCCAAGATGTACGACCTGTTCATGGACATTGCCACCGAGGAGCTCAGCCACCTCGAAATGGTGGGGTCGATGATCACCATGCTGCTCGACGGGCTCAACGACAACTTGCACATCGCCAATCAGCGCTGTGACTGGATGCCGTTGGTGTCCAACGGGGATGGGCGGGACCAACTGATGCATTCGGTGGCGGTCAACCCGTTGTTCCTCGTCCTCAGCGGCGGTGGGCCGGACGTCAAGGATTCCGCGGGCAACAACTGGACGGGTGCCTTCATCGACGCCAACGGCGACCCGACCGTGGATCTGCGCAACAACATCGCGGCGGAGTCCCGGGCGAAGATCGTCTACGAGTACCTCAAGCAGTTCACCGACGACCCCGGCGTGCAGGACACGCTGACGTTCCTGATGACGCGGGAGGTGGCCCACTACCAACAGTTCACCGCCGCGCTCAACGAGCTTCCGGTGAACTTCCCGCCGGGGCAACTGCCCGGCGACGACCGCTTCCAGAACGTGGCGTTCAACATGTCCGACGGCGGGGGCGAGTCGATCCGCGGCCCGTGGAACCAGGGCCAGGGCCCGTGGCCCGAGGGCGTGGAATGGCGGTACGTCGAGAAGCCGGACAAGGAGTGGCTGGGCAGCGACGCCCGCAAGAACAAGGGCGCCGACCGGGTCCCGGACGGCTCGCCGGCCGTGCACGGGGAGAAGCCCTTCACCCACGAGCAGCACACGCCGACAAGCTGA
- a CDS encoding hemerythrin domain-containing protein: MDAITFLRQDHKSVLGLLETLDGAPSGTGAEASGLETVVNNLVISESQHEAIEEQFFWPAVRDAIGDGVVDAALEQEQAGKQVLQRLEDGKPGEPDYHHALQEFVKLGREHISYEQDVVWPQVEAAMSRAELEKIGEKLEAAKKVAPTRPHPNTPPNPAVLKTMGMGAAIMDHVRDAFTGRADDNPPDPQVK, from the coding sequence ATGGACGCAATCACATTTCTTCGCCAGGATCACAAGAGTGTGCTCGGTCTGCTCGAGACGCTGGACGGGGCACCGTCGGGAACCGGCGCCGAGGCCAGCGGCCTCGAGACCGTGGTGAACAACCTCGTCATCTCCGAATCGCAGCACGAAGCGATCGAGGAACAGTTCTTCTGGCCCGCGGTGCGCGACGCGATCGGCGACGGAGTCGTCGACGCGGCCCTCGAGCAGGAACAGGCCGGTAAGCAGGTGCTGCAACGGCTCGAAGACGGCAAGCCCGGCGAGCCGGACTACCACCACGCGCTGCAGGAGTTCGTCAAGCTGGGGCGCGAACACATCTCGTACGAGCAGGACGTCGTGTGGCCGCAGGTCGAGGCGGCGATGAGCCGTGCGGAGCTGGAAAAGATCGGCGAAAAGCTGGAAGCGGCAAAGAAAGTCGCGCCGACCCGGCCGCACCCGAACACCCCGCCCAACCCGGCCGTGCTGAAGACGATGGGCATGGGCGCCGCGATCATGGACCACGTGCGTGACGCCTTCACCGGCCGCGCGGACGACAACCCGCCCGATCCCCAGGTCAAGTGA
- a CDS encoding F420-dependent hydroxymycolic acid dehydrogenase has product MTGISRRAFGRVAAGAGVLGTAGVAASCGKPGGATPAAPPPPAGKGIGVVLSHEQFRTEQLVAQAQAAEQAGFQYAWASDHIQPWQDNEGHSMFPWLTLALVGHSTSRITFGTGVTCPTYRYHPATVAQAFASLAILSPGRVFLGVGTGERLNEQATTNLFGKYTERHDRLVEAITLIRQLWSGSRISFDGKYFQTNALKLYDTPATAPPIFVAASGPKSATMAGQYGDGWITQSRDLTDAKLLAAFTAGAQAAGRDPATLGKRAELFAVVGDNNEAARAAALWRFTAGAVDQPNPVEIQRAAEANPVDKVLGNWTVGTDPGPHISSVQRVLGNGAVPFLHFPQGDPVAAINFYGAHVIPKLH; this is encoded by the coding sequence ATGACCGGCATCTCACGGCGAGCATTCGGGCGCGTGGCCGCCGGCGCAGGCGTGCTCGGAACCGCGGGAGTCGCCGCAAGCTGCGGAAAGCCGGGCGGTGCCACGCCGGCCGCCCCACCACCGCCGGCGGGCAAAGGCATCGGGGTGGTGCTCTCCCACGAACAGTTCCGCACCGAACAGCTCGTCGCGCAGGCCCAGGCCGCCGAGCAGGCCGGCTTCCAATACGCGTGGGCCAGCGACCACATCCAGCCGTGGCAGGACAACGAGGGCCATTCGATGTTCCCCTGGCTGACGCTCGCACTGGTCGGCCACAGCACGAGCCGCATCACCTTCGGCACCGGGGTGACCTGCCCCACCTACCGGTATCACCCGGCCACCGTGGCGCAGGCATTCGCGTCGTTGGCGATCCTCTCGCCCGGCCGCGTATTCCTCGGGGTCGGCACCGGTGAACGCCTCAATGAGCAGGCCACCACCAACTTGTTCGGCAAGTACACCGAACGCCACGACCGGCTGGTCGAGGCCATCACGCTGATTCGCCAATTATGGAGTGGATCGCGAATATCGTTTGATGGCAAATATTTCCAGACGAACGCGCTCAAACTCTACGACACTCCGGCCACAGCTCCGCCGATCTTCGTGGCGGCCAGCGGCCCGAAGAGCGCGACGATGGCAGGTCAATACGGGGACGGTTGGATCACCCAGTCGCGGGACCTGACCGACGCAAAGCTCCTCGCCGCGTTCACCGCCGGCGCACAGGCCGCCGGCCGCGACCCCGCGACCCTGGGCAAGCGCGCCGAACTGTTCGCGGTCGTGGGTGACAACAACGAGGCCGCCCGCGCCGCCGCGCTGTGGCGCTTCACCGCGGGCGCCGTCGACCAACCGAACCCCGTGGAGATCCAGCGCGCCGCCGAGGCGAATCCCGTCGACAAGGTGCTCGGCAACTGGACGGTCGGCACCGATCCCGGCCCCCACATCAGTTCCGTGCAAAGGGTTCTCGGCAACGGCGCCGTCCCGTTCCTGCACTTTCCCCAGGGTGATCCCGTCGCCGCCATCAACTTCTACGGCGCCCACGTCATACCGAAGCTGCACTAG
- a CDS encoding GNAT family N-acetyltransferase has product MNPQARPARKSDIRELSSTMSRAFYDDPVMAWVLPDAKSRSAHLKRMFAAMTRHHHLASGGAEVACDGPGIGAAALWDPPNRWRHSGREQLAMMPQFLRVFGLRSGKVRDIQELMKREHPEEPHWYLAAIGSDPAVRGKGFGQALMRSRLDRCDAEYCPAYLESSKPENVPYYERFGFTVTQEIALPRGGPTLWAMWRTPR; this is encoded by the coding sequence GTGAACCCGCAGGCGCGCCCGGCGCGCAAGTCCGACATCCGTGAGCTGTCTTCGACGATGAGCCGGGCCTTCTACGATGACCCGGTCATGGCATGGGTGCTTCCCGACGCGAAATCCCGCTCGGCGCATCTGAAACGGATGTTCGCGGCCATGACCCGCCACCACCACCTGGCCAGCGGGGGCGCGGAGGTGGCGTGCGACGGCCCGGGCATCGGTGCCGCGGCGCTGTGGGATCCGCCAAATCGGTGGCGGCATTCGGGCCGCGAGCAGCTGGCGATGATGCCGCAATTCCTGCGCGTGTTCGGCCTGCGCTCGGGCAAGGTGCGGGACATCCAGGAGCTCATGAAGCGGGAACATCCGGAGGAGCCGCATTGGTATCTGGCCGCCATCGGCAGTGATCCGGCGGTGCGTGGCAAGGGTTTCGGGCAGGCCCTGATGCGGTCACGGCTGGACCGCTGCGATGCCGAGTACTGCCCGGCCTACCTCGAATCGAGCAAGCCCGAGAACGTGCCGTATTACGAGCGGTTCGGTTTCACGGTCACCCAGGAGATCGCGCTGCCCCGCGGTGGCCCCACGCTGTGGGCGATGTGGCGAACGCCGCGGTGA
- a CDS encoding TetR family transcriptional regulator — MNSRTPSSRSRASVRERTRESPSREERKEATRRAIIAAALKLLQDRSFSSLSLREVTREVGIVPAAFYRHFESMEALGLVLIDESFRSLRDTLREARAGRLDPNRVIESSVEILVASVADRREHWRLIARERNSGLSVLRYAIRTEIRLITSELATDLARFPGLHEWSTEDLNVLASLFVNAMIVTAEATEDAQSAEALEDIRRVAVKQLRMIAIGIAGWRSSP, encoded by the coding sequence GTGAACAGCCGTACTCCTAGCTCACGTTCACGCGCATCTGTTCGCGAGCGCACCCGCGAAAGCCCCTCCCGCGAGGAACGCAAAGAGGCCACGCGCCGTGCGATCATCGCCGCGGCGCTCAAGCTGCTGCAGGACCGCAGCTTCAGCAGCCTGAGCCTGCGCGAGGTGACTCGCGAAGTGGGGATCGTGCCAGCCGCCTTTTACCGGCACTTCGAGTCGATGGAGGCCCTGGGACTGGTCCTGATCGACGAGTCGTTTCGCTCCTTGCGCGACACGCTGCGCGAGGCGCGCGCCGGCAGGCTCGATCCGAACCGGGTGATCGAGTCCTCGGTCGAAATCCTGGTCGCCAGCGTCGCGGACCGCCGCGAGCACTGGCGGCTGATCGCCCGCGAGCGCAACAGCGGCCTGTCGGTGCTGCGCTACGCCATCCGCACCGAGATCCGGCTGATCACCTCCGAGCTCGCCACCGACCTGGCGCGTTTCCCGGGTCTGCACGAGTGGAGCACCGAGGACCTCAACGTCCTGGCGAGCCTCTTCGTCAACGCGATGATCGTGACCGCCGAGGCCACCGAGGACGCGCAGAGCGCCGAGGCCCTGGAAGACATCCGCCGGGTCGCCGTCAAGCAGTTGCGGATGATCGCCATCGGCATCGCCGGATGGCGCAGCAGCCCTTAG